GTATGCTTTCAAAGCCTATTGATCAAATTTCAACGAATCAAACTGTGATGCTAATCGTAAATTTTATTTTTGGTGCAGGTATTTTAATATTACCAAGAAGTGTTACCGACAAAGTAAAAACTCCAGACGGTTGGATTTCCGTAATCATAGCCGGGTTGATCATTACCCTCTTAGTTTTTTTACTCGTTATGCTGTGTAAACAATATCCGAACGAAACATATTTTCAATTTAATCAAAAAATAATTGGTAAATGGTTAGGAATTTCATTAAGTATCATTATCATCATTTATTATATTTGTCTTTCCGCTTTAGAGGTTCGTGTAATGGCAGAAACGACTAGATTGTTCTTACTACAAGGTACTCCTACTTGGGCTATTTTAATTCCCTTTTTGTGGGTGGGTTTATATGTAGTTCTAGGAGGAATTAACCCAATCGCTAGGATTTTGGAGATTATTTTTCCAATTACTGTATTATTCTTTCTATTAGTTATTTTTTTAGGAATAGGAATTATTGAAATTGATAACTTACGTCCTGTACTAGGTAATGGTATTAAGCCTGTTCTTAATGGACTCAAAACAACTTCACTTTCTTTTTCAGGGTTTGAAGTAATTTTATTTATCTTTAT
This genomic interval from Gottfriedia acidiceleris contains the following:
- a CDS encoding GerAB/ArcD/ProY family transporter — its product is MLSKPIDQISTNQTVMLIVNFIFGAGILILPRSVTDKVKTPDGWISVIIAGLIITLLVFLLVMLCKQYPNETYFQFNQKIIGKWLGISLSIIIIIYYICLSALEVRVMAETTRLFLLQGTPTWAILIPFLWVGLYVVLGGINPIARILEIIFPITVLFFLLVIFLGIGIIEIDNLRPVLGNGIKPVLNGLKTTSLSFSGFEVILFIFMFMKDKKKVSKTILFGIGIPFIFYTITVVAVVGAFSVDGVLLQTWPVLTYIRSYDIQGLFVERFDSLLLVIWIMQIFATYIIAFYICALGMTQIFNKKNMKPFLFGTLPFIYIIAMIPKDVNQTLALGDTIGNSAFYIFGIVPLLLLVISFVRKKFNGKM